Proteins from a genomic interval of Garra rufa chromosome 4, GarRuf1.0, whole genome shotgun sequence:
- the LOC141332971 gene encoding zinc finger BED domain-containing protein 5 yields the protein MVYVRFLGKDTFIEELLFCKPLEGRTTGQDIFNMLDQFMTDNSVDWCRCIGVCTHGAAAMTGKHSGVVTLIKEKAPNAVGTHCMPHREALVAKRIEDDLHQVLKDVIKTVNYVKSRPLKHRLFRLLCKEMGADYKGLLLHSEVRWLSRGAVLSRVYALRKELREFLSDENLELAKCFEDDTWILKLSYMADFFQHLSVLNQSMQGHNVHILNAQDKVRAFTQKLSLWESKLQEGVTEMFPLYNQERISSTADNITPIIQSHLSHLQGYFKQYFPYLNNNHLDFVRDPFAPGVGTYLDLAAKEQLIDLSNDGGRKTRFPSLPLSEFWMSVREDYPMLSEKAIKCLLPFATTYLCEAGFSALKVLQSKHRARLEVESDMRLALTKMKPRYDKLCRSHQAHPSH from the coding sequence ATGGTCTACGTACGTTTTCTCGGTAAGGACACATTTATTGAGGAACTTCTCTTCTGTAAACCCCTTGAAGGCAGAACCACAGGTCAGGAcatatttaatatgttggatCAGTTCATGACGGACAATTCAGTAGACTGGTGTCGGTGTATTGGAGTGTGTACCCACGGTGCTGCCGCTATGACCGGTAAGCACAGCGGCGTCGTGACTCTGATAAAAGAGAAAGCCCCCAACGCCGTTGGCACACACTGCATGCCACACCGTGAGGCTCTTGTGGCCAAGCGCATTGAAGATGACTTGCATCAAGTGTTGAAGGATGTAATAAAGACTGTGAACTATGTAAAATCACGCCCATTGAAACACAGACTCTTCCGTTTACTCTGCAAAGAAATGGGTGCAGATTACAAGGGTTTGCTGCTCCACTCAGAGGTGCGCTGGCTTTCCCGCGGCGCCGTGTTAAGTCGTGTGTACGCGCTGCGCAAAGAGCTGAGAGAGTTTCTCTCCGATGAAAACCTAGAACTTGCCAAATGTTTTGAAGATGACACTTGGATACTGAAGTTGTCATACATGGCAGATTTTTTCCAGCATCTCAGTGTCCTCAATCAGAGCATGCAAGGACACAATGTTCACATACTGAACGCACAAGACAAGGTGCGTGCATTCACGCAAAAATTATCCCTGTGGGAAAGCAAACTGCAAGAAGGAGTAACAGAAATGTTTCCTCTCTACAACCAGGAGCGCATCTCCTCCACTGCAGACAACATCACACCCATAATTCAGTCTCACCTGTCACATCTTCAgggttattttaaacagtatttcCCTTATTTGAACAACAACCACCTTGACTTCGTCAGGGACCCATTTGCACCAGGGGTTGGCACTTATCTGGATCTGGCAGCCAAGGAGCAACTGATTGACTTGTCAAATGATGGCGGGAGAAAAACAAGGTTCCCATCTCTTCCTCTATCAGAGTTTTGGATGTCTGTGAGAGAGGACTACCCTATGTTGTCAGAGAAGGCAATAAAATGTCTTTTACCTTTTGCCACAACTTATTTGTGtgaagctggattttcagcactGAAAGTACTTCAGTCAAAGCACAGAGCCCGTCTGGAGGTTGAAAGCGACATGCGTCTGGCTCTCACTAAAATGAAGCCACGTTATGACAAACTATGTAGAAGCCACCAAGCTCATCCGTCCCATTAG